The following are encoded in a window of Salinibacter ruber DSM 13855 genomic DNA:
- a CDS encoding zinc transporter, whose amino-acid sequence MSPVGWGGAGVLVVALGLAGAASLWKLFAIGATAFVAMAGGAWLGVQSEATGRAGGERQARRLAWGYGGASGAMITSTGAFLIPSAVGHDPVVGGFGIAAGVFVGFLLHAAQHQLAHLHLPVDATTLELTAHSLAAGLVIGAVYATMPALGPALGLAIVSHKAPAGYAAARRLCRAGRPVSVLLVPAAAVAVAAVPVGFASPPGSDVVHALVFGIATGVFLHVALDFLPRCEIGGEVSEAAGLTEGETGEDEFDAQHHLLDRLRLHAVASALVGGLVVFVAWWGLHA is encoded by the coding sequence ATGTCGCCGGTCGGATGGGGCGGGGCCGGGGTGCTCGTCGTTGCGCTGGGGCTTGCGGGGGCGGCGTCGCTCTGGAAACTATTCGCCATCGGGGCCACGGCGTTCGTCGCGATGGCGGGGGGCGCCTGGTTGGGCGTCCAGTCCGAGGCCACCGGCCGGGCGGGGGGCGAGCGGCAGGCCCGCCGGCTCGCCTGGGGGTACGGGGGGGCGAGCGGGGCCATGATTACGAGCACGGGGGCTTTTCTTATCCCGAGTGCCGTCGGGCACGACCCGGTCGTGGGCGGGTTTGGGATTGCGGCCGGGGTGTTTGTGGGGTTCCTGCTGCACGCGGCCCAGCACCAGCTCGCCCATCTGCACCTTCCGGTCGACGCCACGACGCTGGAGCTGACCGCCCACTCGCTCGCCGCCGGGCTTGTCATCGGGGCCGTCTACGCGACGATGCCGGCCCTGGGCCCTGCGCTCGGCCTCGCGATCGTGTCGCACAAGGCGCCGGCGGGCTACGCGGCGGCACGGCGGCTGTGCCGCGCCGGCCGGCCCGTCTCGGTGCTCCTGGTGCCGGCGGCCGCCGTGGCCGTCGCGGCGGTCCCGGTCGGGTTTGCGTCCCCGCCCGGCAGCGACGTCGTGCACGCCCTCGTCTTCGGAATCGCGACGGGCGTCTTCCTGCACGTCGCGCTCGACTTCCTCCCGCGGTGTGAAATTGGGGGGGAGGTGTCGGAGGCCGCCGGGCTGACGGAGGGGGAGACGGGCGAGGATGAGTTCGACGCGCAGCATCACCTGCTCGACCGCCTCCGCCTCCACGCCGTGGCGAGCGCCCTCGTGGGGGGGCTGGTCGTCTTTGTTGCGTGGTGGGGCCTGCACGCCTGA
- a CDS encoding FmdB family zinc ribbon protein has protein sequence MPTYTYRREDGSTFEVDQPITEDPLDTCPETGQDVERIITDNPGVIFKGEGFHVNDYDDHGPKEEAPDADDEDAGAEGS, from the coding sequence ATGCCGACCTACACGTACCGCCGCGAAGACGGAAGCACCTTCGAGGTTGATCAGCCCATCACCGAAGATCCTCTCGACACGTGCCCGGAAACGGGGCAGGACGTGGAACGGATTATCACCGACAACCCCGGCGTCATCTTTAAGGGCGAAGGCTTCCACGTCAACGACTACGACGACCACGGCCCCAAGGAGGAGGCCCCGGACGCCGATGACGAAGACGCCGGGGCGGAGGGGTCGTAG
- a CDS encoding 2Fe-2S iron-sulfur cluster-binding protein: protein MHELTIEGLGPCEVEEGTRLVRAIEDCGAAVGHRCGGQSQCTTCRVEFAAGEPPVMTEAEYDKLTDIGRLGEMRLACQIVVDRDMTLTPLMTVEDQGWDDAGPEPALMVEPDAEWFSIETLEQR, encoded by the coding sequence ATGCACGAGCTTACGATCGAAGGCCTCGGTCCCTGTGAAGTGGAAGAAGGCACGCGGCTGGTCCGGGCCATTGAGGACTGCGGGGCGGCGGTGGGGCACCGCTGCGGGGGGCAGTCCCAGTGCACCACGTGCCGCGTGGAATTCGCAGCAGGGGAGCCTCCCGTCATGACCGAGGCCGAGTACGACAAGCTTACCGACATCGGCCGGCTCGGAGAGATGCGCCTCGCCTGCCAGATCGTGGTGGATCGGGACATGACGCTGACCCCCCTCATGACGGTAGAGGACCAGGGGTGGGACGATGCGGGCCCGGAGCCGGCCCTCATGGTGGAGCCGGACGCAGAGTGGTTTTCGATCGAGACGCTCGAGCAGCGGTGA
- the idi gene encoding isopentenyl-diphosphate Delta-isomerase, with protein sequence MSHPVVLVNEDDQSLGTADKLRAHAEGWLHRAFSVFVFDPTGRLLLQRRTDDKYHSGGLWSNTCCSHPRPEEPAIDGAHRRLPEELGFTAALTPAFQDRYELPVGDALVEHEHNHVFIGTADTPRIRPSADEVDDWAWVAPSALRDDVAARPHRYTAWFRHLLPAALAAAPSGDPSASAPMA encoded by the coding sequence ATGTCGCACCCCGTCGTACTGGTCAACGAAGACGACCAATCACTCGGCACCGCCGATAAACTTCGGGCACACGCTGAGGGGTGGCTGCACCGTGCCTTTTCGGTGTTTGTCTTCGACCCCACCGGTCGGCTCCTCCTCCAACGGCGAACCGACGACAAGTACCACTCCGGCGGCCTCTGGTCGAACACCTGTTGCAGTCACCCCCGGCCGGAGGAGCCCGCAATCGACGGGGCCCATCGCCGGCTGCCCGAAGAGCTCGGCTTTACGGCCGCCCTCACGCCGGCCTTCCAGGACCGTTACGAGCTCCCCGTCGGGGACGCCCTCGTGGAGCACGAGCACAACCACGTGTTCATCGGCACGGCCGATACCCCCCGCATTCGTCCCAGTGCCGACGAAGTGGACGACTGGGCGTGGGTCGCCCCGTCCGCCCTGCGCGACGACGTGGCGGCCCGTCCACACCGGTATACGGCGTGGTTTCGGCACCTTCTTCCCGCTGCCCTCGCCGCTGCCCCGTCCGGCGACCCGTCGGCGTCCGCCCCCATGGCGTAG
- a CDS encoding DUF547 domain-containing protein gives MLAVLLCVGSSAPLAAAPTGAAPPGSDSTRHAALDRLLERFVDSQGDVDYAALQAQADTVLAPYLQTLAEARPSALDREARLAFWINAYNAYTLKLIVDHYPVASIRDIDGPPDGGTPFERPVGPVADTVRTLDEIEHEIIRVRFDEPRIHFALVCAAKSCPRLRREAYTGPQLDAQLDAQARRFLHASSKNRIPGGNGTIALSRILKWYGADFGPTPTAVQRALAPYFDGAVRDSLAEGAYDVRYRPYDWTLNAPSLDRGDGDPDIAADS, from the coding sequence ATGCTCGCAGTGCTTCTGTGCGTCGGTAGCAGCGCCCCCCTTGCCGCAGCCCCCACGGGCGCCGCCCCTCCCGGGTCGGATTCGACCCGGCACGCCGCCCTGGACCGCCTGCTGGAGCGATTCGTGGACTCGCAGGGCGACGTGGACTACGCGGCCCTGCAGGCGCAGGCCGACACTGTACTCGCCCCCTATCTCCAGACGCTCGCGGAGGCTCGTCCCTCTGCCCTGGATCGGGAGGCCCGCCTTGCCTTCTGGATCAACGCGTACAACGCCTACACGCTGAAGCTGATCGTCGACCACTATCCGGTGGCGAGCATCCGGGACATCGACGGCCCGCCCGACGGCGGCACCCCGTTTGAACGCCCCGTCGGCCCCGTCGCCGACACCGTCCGGACCCTCGACGAGATCGAGCACGAAATCATCCGCGTCCGGTTCGACGAGCCGCGCATCCACTTCGCGCTCGTCTGTGCCGCCAAGAGCTGCCCGCGCCTCCGCCGGGAGGCCTACACGGGCCCTCAACTCGACGCACAACTCGACGCACAGGCCCGCCGGTTTCTGCACGCGTCGTCCAAAAACCGCATTCCCGGCGGCAACGGCACCATTGCTCTGTCTCGCATCCTCAAGTGGTACGGGGCGGATTTTGGGCCCACCCCCACCGCCGTCCAGCGGGCCCTGGCCCCCTACTTCGACGGGGCGGTGCGCGACTCCCTGGCGGAGGGCGCGTATGACGTCCGCTACCGGCCCTACGACTGGACCCTGAACGCCCCCTCCCTCGATCGGGGCGACGGGGACCCCGACATCGCCGCCGACTCGTGA